One Sphingobacteruim zhuxiongii DNA window includes the following coding sequences:
- the folP gene encoding dihydropteroate synthase, which produces MPIFQTSPSQSINLSGHLMTFERPRIMGILNLTPDSFFDGGKYTQLDSAIKRAKQILDEGADIIDIGAYSTRPGAKPIGAAEEIERAVPIIEQIVREYPQAIISIDTFRADVAEACVVAGANIINDVSGGTLDSRMFETVAKLKVPYILMHMRGTPQTMQELTQYDDVVNEVAYFLGERIAQLRELGVKDIILDPGYGFAKTIDQNYDLLLRVNELHYFGLPILGGISRKSMIYKKLHSTADQVLTGTTALNTLLLERGVQILRVHDVKEAKQLVDLFFI; this is translated from the coding sequence ATGCCCATCTTTCAGACCTCTCCTTCTCAAAGTATCAATCTATCTGGTCATCTAATGACTTTCGAGCGCCCAAGAATCATGGGAATACTCAATTTGACACCGGACAGCTTTTTTGATGGCGGAAAATATACTCAGCTTGACTCCGCAATAAAACGTGCAAAACAAATATTAGACGAGGGAGCTGATATTATCGATATTGGAGCTTATTCGACACGTCCTGGTGCAAAGCCAATTGGTGCTGCGGAGGAAATCGAACGCGCAGTCCCTATTATAGAACAAATCGTGCGGGAATATCCTCAGGCAATTATTTCTATCGACACGTTTCGAGCTGATGTAGCAGAGGCTTGTGTTGTAGCTGGCGCAAATATCATCAATGATGTATCTGGTGGTACTCTGGATTCCCGAATGTTTGAAACAGTAGCTAAATTGAAAGTACCCTACATCCTAATGCATATGCGAGGCACTCCACAAACCATGCAAGAGTTGACGCAGTATGACGACGTTGTAAATGAGGTTGCTTACTTTTTAGGCGAACGTATTGCGCAATTGAGAGAATTGGGTGTGAAAGATATCATTCTAGATCCGGGTTACGGTTTTGCGAAAACCATTGATCAGAATTATGATTTACTACTTCGCGTGAATGAACTCCATTATTTCGGACTACCAATCTTAGGTGGCATTTCTCGTAAGTCAATGATTTATAAAAAACTGCATAGTACTGCAGACCAAGTATTGACTGGAACGACCGCACTAAACACATTGCTTCTTGAACGTGGCGTGCAAATATTAAGAGTGCACGACGTCAAGGAAGCCAAACAATTAGTTGATTTATTTTTTATTTAA
- a CDS encoding DUF4920 domain-containing protein → MKKLLAFVVFVFALASISQAQSKIQPAKVGVNYGKKIEKSGAVSVKKLESNLSKSKTFEGKIEGQVVQVCKKKGCFLTLKREGDQDPIMVRFTDYAYFVPEDLVGKTVVVEGKAKVKETTVEWQKHYAEDMGKSKEEIAKINKPKQDISVVADAVLVVK, encoded by the coding sequence ATGAAAAAGTTATTAGCATTTGTAGTTTTCGTATTTGCCTTGGCGAGTATAAGCCAGGCGCAAAGCAAGATCCAACCGGCAAAAGTTGGAGTTAACTACGGTAAAAAGATCGAGAAAAGTGGAGCTGTTTCAGTTAAGAAACTAGAATCCAACTTGAGTAAGAGCAAAACTTTTGAAGGTAAAATCGAAGGACAAGTTGTCCAAGTTTGCAAGAAAAAGGGCTGTTTCTTAACACTGAAGCGAGAAGGTGATCAAGACCCGATTATGGTTCGCTTTACTGATTACGCCTACTTTGTTCCAGAAGACTTAGTTGGAAAGACAGTTGTTGTTGAAGGGAAAGCAAAAGTTAAAGAAACTACTGTTGAATGGCAAAAGCACTATGCGGAAGACATGGGAAAAAGTAAAGAAGAGATTGCCAAAATCAACAAGCCTAAACAAGACATCTCTGTTGTTGCAGATGCTGTACTTGTCGTAAAATAA
- a CDS encoding L-threonylcarbamoyladenylate synthase has translation MRIPYDKDDMKQALDTLKSGGIILYPTDTIWGLGCDATNPEAVEMIFALKGRDKGKSMIVLLGNDYQLEGYVQEVPEVAYQLIEVADRPLTIIYQKAKNLAPNVVAEDGSIGIRVVRHPFCEELIQRFRKPIVSTSANLSGEPSAQNFVEISEEIKDGVDYIVQYGQSDLSKHQASTIMKIDGSGKFEFIRK, from the coding sequence ATGAGAATTCCGTACGATAAAGATGATATGAAGCAGGCTTTAGATACACTAAAGTCTGGTGGTATTATCTTGTACCCGACAGATACAATCTGGGGTCTTGGTTGCGATGCAACCAATCCAGAGGCTGTGGAAATGATCTTTGCATTGAAGGGCCGCGATAAGGGGAAGAGCATGATTGTTTTGTTAGGAAATGATTATCAACTTGAAGGGTATGTTCAAGAGGTTCCAGAAGTTGCCTATCAATTGATTGAGGTTGCAGATCGACCATTGACGATTATCTACCAAAAAGCAAAAAACTTAGCACCCAATGTTGTTGCTGAAGATGGAAGTATTGGTATACGTGTTGTTCGTCATCCATTTTGCGAGGAATTGATTCAACGCTTTCGCAAGCCAATTGTTTCTACCTCAGCAAATCTATCAGGTGAACCTTCAGCACAAAACTTCGTTGAGATTTCTGAAGAAATCAAAGACGGTGTTGATTATATTGTACAATATGGACAGTCTGATTTAAGTAAACATCAAGCTTCAACAATAATGAAGATCGATGGAAGCGGAAAGTTTGAATTTATTCGAAAATAG
- a CDS encoding cytochrome C oxidase subunit IV family protein, with translation MSNHDHIAAHDAHGHEEGMDKKRIWSVFFILLALTALEFLIALGFVHHWGILQKGMLVNVIYIALTLVKAFYIVAFFMHLKFEKSGFIICCSVVFLFIVYFIILMLTEGDFLHGAMTHQPLFPHK, from the coding sequence ATGAGTAATCACGATCATATTGCAGCACACGATGCGCACGGACATGAAGAGGGCATGGATAAAAAACGTATCTGGTCCGTATTCTTCATCTTATTAGCATTAACTGCCTTAGAGTTCTTAATCGCATTAGGATTTGTACATCACTGGGGTATTCTTCAAAAAGGAATGTTAGTGAATGTGATTTATATTGCGCTTACACTTGTTAAAGCATTTTATATTGTTGCATTCTTTATGCACTTGAAATTTGAGAAATCAGGATTTATAATCTGCTGTAGCGTGGTGTTTTTATTTATTGTGTATTTTATCATCTTAATGCTTACAGAAGGTGATTTCTTACACGGGGCTATGACTCACCAGCCACTATTTCCTCATAAATAA
- the metG gene encoding methionine--tRNA ligase, with product MDIFNKQRYTITSALPYANGPLHIGHLAGAYIPGDIFVRFLRLNNKDVVYVCGSDEHGAAITIKAKKEGVTPQQIIDKYNQQIKESFEQFGISFNIYHRTSEPIHHQLSQEFFLNLYEKGEFVERFSEQYYDEEYHQFLADRYIVGTCPHCGNEGAYGDQCEKCGTSLNPTDLINPKSTLSGKTPILKETKHWYLPLDKYQPWLEQWLIEGKKNVLKSNVFGQCQSWLKSGLQPRSMTRDLDWGVDVPLAEAEGKKLYVWLDAPIGYISATKQWAIDEGKDWGLYWKKQANAENESTLIHFIGKDNIVFHCIIFPAILHAHGDYILPENVPANEFLNLEGDKLSTSRNHAVWLHEYLEEFPGKQDELRYMLTSILPETSDSEFTWKDFQARVNNELVAIFGNFVNRVMVLSHKYFDGKVLMGSALTDADQAVLNELATFPDLIKQSLSQYRFREALAQFMNAARLGNKYLADEEPWKVFKTDEERVKTVLFVAGQIVANLAVLGQPFLPFTSTRIFEMLNLAQRDWSAAGNADLLSAGHELGETQLLFDKITDEQVEFQLNKLAQAKATNALAAPKAPQKANVSFDDFVKMDIRVGRILTAEKIAKTKKLLKLTIDTGIDKRTVVSGIAEYFQPEEIVGKQVSILVNLEPREIKGIQSQGMILMAEDADGRLDFVNPTSDISVGSGVR from the coding sequence TTGGATATTTTTAATAAACAACGCTATACCATTACGTCGGCATTACCTTACGCTAATGGTCCTTTACATATTGGCCACCTTGCAGGGGCTTACATTCCTGGAGATATATTCGTTCGCTTTTTACGCCTAAACAATAAGGATGTTGTTTATGTCTGTGGGTCTGATGAGCACGGAGCTGCAATCACCATTAAAGCGAAGAAAGAGGGGGTGACGCCTCAGCAGATTATTGACAAATACAATCAACAGATCAAAGAAAGCTTCGAGCAATTCGGTATTTCTTTTAATATTTACCATCGTACTTCTGAGCCAATTCATCATCAACTTTCTCAAGAGTTCTTTTTGAACTTATATGAGAAAGGAGAGTTTGTTGAGCGCTTTTCTGAGCAGTATTATGATGAAGAATATCATCAATTCCTTGCCGATCGTTATATCGTGGGAACCTGTCCACATTGTGGAAATGAAGGAGCGTATGGTGATCAATGTGAAAAGTGTGGAACCTCGCTTAATCCGACGGATTTAATTAATCCTAAATCAACGTTGAGTGGAAAGACACCGATTCTTAAAGAAACAAAGCACTGGTATCTACCTTTGGATAAATATCAGCCTTGGTTAGAACAATGGTTAATTGAGGGCAAGAAGAATGTTCTAAAGTCTAATGTATTTGGACAATGTCAGTCTTGGTTGAAATCAGGTTTACAACCGCGTTCAATGACCCGTGACTTAGACTGGGGGGTAGATGTTCCTTTGGCAGAGGCAGAAGGCAAGAAATTGTATGTTTGGCTTGATGCTCCAATAGGATATATTTCTGCGACCAAGCAATGGGCGATAGATGAAGGCAAAGATTGGGGGTTATACTGGAAGAAACAGGCGAATGCTGAAAATGAGTCTACGTTGATCCACTTTATTGGTAAAGATAATATCGTTTTCCATTGCATCATCTTTCCTGCAATACTTCATGCACATGGTGATTATATCTTGCCCGAGAATGTTCCTGCGAATGAATTCCTAAACTTAGAAGGAGATAAATTATCAACATCTAGAAACCATGCTGTTTGGTTACATGAATATTTGGAAGAATTCCCTGGAAAACAGGATGAGCTTCGTTATATGTTAACCTCAATTCTTCCGGAAACGTCTGATAGCGAGTTTACTTGGAAGGATTTTCAAGCACGTGTCAATAACGAATTGGTTGCCATTTTCGGTAACTTCGTTAACCGCGTAATGGTGTTATCACATAAGTATTTTGACGGTAAGGTATTAATGGGATCCGCATTAACGGATGCTGATCAAGCCGTATTAAATGAATTAGCGACTTTCCCAGATTTAATTAAACAGTCCTTATCACAATATAGATTCCGTGAAGCATTAGCACAATTTATGAATGCTGCACGTCTTGGGAATAAATACTTAGCTGATGAAGAACCTTGGAAAGTATTTAAGACAGATGAAGAGCGCGTTAAAACGGTATTGTTTGTTGCAGGACAAATTGTTGCAAACTTAGCCGTATTAGGGCAACCATTCTTACCATTTACAAGTACTAGAATATTTGAGATGTTGAATCTAGCACAAAGAGATTGGTCAGCAGCTGGGAATGCAGATTTATTATCAGCAGGTCATGAGTTAGGAGAAACCCAACTATTATTTGATAAAATTACGGATGAGCAAGTCGAATTCCAATTAAACAAATTGGCTCAAGCGAAAGCGACAAATGCGTTAGCTGCACCTAAAGCTCCCCAAAAGGCAAATGTTTCTTTTGATGATTTCGTTAAAATGGATATCCGTGTAGGGCGTATCTTAACGGCGGAGAAAATTGCAAAGACGAAAAAACTATTGAAACTTACAATAGACACAGGGATTGATAAGCGTACAGTTGTTTCTGGTATTGCGGAGTATTTCCAACCTGAAGAGATTGTGGGCAAGCAAGTGTCAATTTTAGTGAATTTAGAACCTAGAGAAATTAAGGGAATCCAATCGCAAGGTATGATTCTGATGGCAGAAGATGCCGATGGGCGTCTTGATTTCGTGAATCCAACATCGGATATTTCTGTTGGTAGCGGGGTTCGCTAG
- a CDS encoding RNA-binding S4 domain-containing protein, with amino-acid sequence MAEAEKLRIDKYLWAIRIFKTRSLATEACKAGRVKLNGQNVKPSYVVKIGETYQIQKGIERKVIFVTGLLDRRVDAKTAVQFYEDRTPEEETYAFKSTFHAPMLKRDRGTGRPTKRDRREIDDLKSDWWETEDEK; translated from the coding sequence ATGGCAGAAGCAGAGAAATTAAGGATCGATAAATATTTATGGGCGATTCGTATTTTTAAGACACGCAGTTTAGCTACGGAGGCATGTAAAGCCGGCCGTGTAAAGCTTAATGGACAGAATGTGAAGCCTTCCTATGTTGTCAAAATCGGGGAAACATATCAAATACAGAAAGGAATTGAGCGCAAAGTTATCTTTGTGACAGGCCTATTAGATCGTCGTGTAGACGCAAAGACTGCTGTACAATTCTATGAAGATCGTACGCCAGAAGAAGAAACATATGCTTTCAAGTCAACTTTCCATGCGCCAATGTTGAAGCGAGATCGCGGAACAGGTAGACCAACAAAACGAGACCGTCGAGAGATTGATGATCTCAAGAGTGATTGGTGGGAAACTGAAGATGAGAAGTAA
- a CDS encoding DUF420 domain-containing protein — protein sequence MAMTEEEKKYKGVIWTLSIIIPLAVAALFGVNLKRLGFDVEPLGFLPPIYATINGITAVLLFVAVAAIKKGNVKLHENLIKLCMVCSALFLVMYVAYHMTSESTKYLGEGTIRYVYYFILITHIVLSVIIIPFVLFTFVRGIAGAYERHKQLARITYPMWLYVAVTGVIVYLMISPYYTH from the coding sequence ATGGCAATGACAGAAGAAGAGAAGAAATATAAAGGCGTTATATGGACCTTGTCTATTATAATTCCTTTAGCTGTAGCTGCACTTTTTGGAGTTAATTTGAAACGTTTGGGTTTTGATGTAGAACCTCTAGGTTTTCTTCCTCCAATTTACGCGACAATCAATGGAATAACAGCAGTACTTTTATTTGTTGCTGTTGCAGCAATAAAAAAAGGCAATGTAAAGTTACATGAGAATTTGATTAAGCTATGTATGGTTTGTTCGGCATTATTTCTTGTAATGTATGTGGCATACCATATGACCTCAGAGTCTACAAAGTACCTTGGTGAAGGAACAATTCGATATGTATACTATTTCATTCTGATTACACATATCGTGTTATCTGTGATAATTATTCCTTTTGTCTTATTTACTTTTGTAAGAGGTATTGCAGGGGCCTATGAGCGTCATAAACAGCTTGCACGAATAACATACCCGATGTGGTTGTATGTTGCTGTAACAGGTGTGATTGTTTATCTGATGATATCGCCTTATTACACGCACTAA
- a CDS encoding cytochrome c oxidase subunit 3, whose translation MSTTVSQLDKVKEGPWSGGKSPWNLEYGKIMMWFFLVSDAFTFSAFLIYYGAQKFAQPTWIDADKIFQSIPGIAESGQPLVFVGIMTFILIMSSVTMVLAVEAGHRNSKHEVVKWMLWTILGGLCFVGCQAIEWSHLHHQGFWFGRNPASGLTDPDAIVNALQPYFTKEISYTAALQFSNLFFTITGFHGFHVSIGILLNIIILSMTLNNTFERRGTYLMVEKVGLYWHFVDLVWVFVFTFFYLI comes from the coding sequence ATGAGTACAACAGTATCGCAATTGGATAAGGTAAAAGAGGGCCCTTGGAGCGGAGGTAAATCTCCATGGAATTTGGAGTACGGAAAAATCATGATGTGGTTTTTCTTAGTGTCGGATGCATTTACATTTTCTGCATTCTTAATCTATTATGGTGCTCAAAAGTTCGCTCAACCTACTTGGATTGACGCAGATAAGATCTTCCAATCTATCCCTGGAATCGCTGAGTCAGGTCAACCACTAGTATTCGTGGGTATCATGACTTTTATTTTGATTATGTCTTCTGTGACGATGGTTTTAGCTGTAGAAGCTGGACACCGTAATTCGAAACATGAAGTCGTAAAATGGATGTTATGGACAATCTTAGGTGGTTTATGTTTCGTAGGCTGTCAGGCTATCGAATGGAGTCACTTACATCATCAAGGTTTTTGGTTTGGTCGTAACCCAGCAAGTGGTTTAACTGATCCTGATGCTATTGTGAATGCATTGCAACCATACTTTACAAAAGAAATATCTTACACTGCAGCGTTACAATTCTCTAACTTATTCTTTACGATTACAGGATTTCACGGATTCCACGTATCTATCGGTATTTTGTTGAATATCATCATTCTATCGATGACTTTAAACAATACATTTGAAAGAAGAGGTACATATTTGATGGTTGAGAAAGTTGGTCTTTACTGGCACTTTGTAGACTTAGTATGGGTATTCGTATTTACCTTCTTCTATTTAATCTAA
- the brnQ gene encoding branched-chain amino acid transport system II carrier protein: MKKTGDIVTIGFALFAMFFGAGNLLLPPFIGLQVGNHVWLTILAFGLTGILLPFFGILSIVNSGDTFNDLGNRINKGIAPVLGTIIMLCIGPLIAIPRTAATTFEVGVLPSFPNSSPIWTSIIFFAVTWLLTIKPSKVVDIIGNILTPLLLVLLLGLIGIGVFAPISEYNTQSLDASQSFTLGFTEGYQTLDVLASVIFAGIIITAAKTKGYSSVRAKNQVVIASGLLSAICLFLIYGGLIQLGATSGISDLTVKRSELLIHISKALMGHYGMIAIALSIALACLTTAIALTSAVGTFFSQLTQNRLSYKALVTGCCIVSCLLSITGVDNIISFAYPVLIFVYPIVITLVLYTVFFGTFIKHKLPYIGALIASTIIASFNLLKFLGLLNEHTLRILNEIPFFAYELGWVVPSALFFLIFLVIDKTIEKRDS, from the coding sequence TTGAAGAAGACCGGAGATATCGTTACTATCGGATTTGCACTTTTCGCCATGTTTTTTGGAGCTGGCAACCTTTTATTACCCCCTTTTATTGGTCTACAAGTCGGAAACCATGTTTGGCTTACAATCTTAGCATTCGGACTCACAGGCATTCTACTTCCATTCTTTGGAATCCTATCTATTGTAAATTCTGGAGACACATTTAATGATCTTGGAAATCGAATAAACAAAGGCATTGCACCAGTACTTGGAACCATCATAATGCTCTGTATTGGGCCGCTCATTGCGATTCCTAGAACAGCGGCTACGACCTTTGAAGTTGGAGTTCTTCCTTCCTTTCCTAATAGTAGCCCAATTTGGACTTCGATTATATTCTTTGCTGTTACTTGGTTATTGACTATTAAGCCCTCTAAAGTCGTCGACATCATTGGAAACATATTAACCCCTCTATTGCTTGTTTTGCTCTTAGGGCTCATTGGTATCGGCGTATTCGCCCCAATTTCCGAATATAATACACAATCCTTAGATGCATCGCAGTCCTTTACTTTGGGCTTCACAGAAGGCTACCAAACACTTGACGTACTAGCATCAGTCATTTTTGCAGGGATAATTATCACTGCAGCAAAAACAAAAGGTTACAGTAGCGTTAGAGCAAAAAATCAAGTGGTTATTGCATCAGGCCTACTCTCTGCGATATGTTTATTCCTGATTTATGGTGGATTAATTCAATTGGGAGCCACGTCAGGTATCAGCGATTTAACGGTTAAACGTTCTGAGCTTCTGATACATATTTCGAAAGCCTTAATGGGCCACTACGGTATGATTGCTATTGCTTTGAGTATTGCATTAGCTTGTTTAACAACAGCAATTGCCCTCACATCAGCCGTAGGAACTTTCTTCTCGCAATTAACACAGAACAGGCTATCCTATAAAGCCTTAGTTACGGGCTGCTGTATTGTATCCTGTTTACTATCCATTACAGGTGTCGATAACATCATATCATTTGCTTATCCAGTATTGATTTTCGTATACCCGATCGTAATTACATTGGTGTTGTACACCGTATTCTTTGGCACTTTTATTAAACATAAACTCCCTTATATTGGAGCACTAATCGCATCGACGATTATCGCTTCATTTAATCTATTAAAGTTTCTAGGTTTACTTAATGAACATACGCTAAGGATTCTAAACGAGATTCCATTCTTCGCTTATGAGCTTGGATGGGTGGTCCCATCAGCACTATTCTTTCTTATATTCTTAGTGATTGATAAAACTATAGAAAAAAGAGATTCATAA
- a CDS encoding DoxX family protein, whose product MRYSKTDIGLLIIRVVIGASMMAFHGLPKLMGGVDTWTKIGQSMQNIGINFLPTVWGFSAGFTETVASFLLILGLWTRPASWLLAFTMLVAAVMHFSKGDGLSGASHALEFLAIYVAFGIMGPGKISIDKK is encoded by the coding sequence ATGCGTTATTCAAAAACAGATATCGGCTTATTGATTATCCGTGTAGTCATTGGTGCTAGCATGATGGCATTCCATGGTCTCCCTAAATTAATGGGCGGCGTCGACACTTGGACAAAGATCGGTCAATCCATGCAAAACATTGGAATCAACTTTCTCCCTACTGTATGGGGGTTTTCAGCAGGCTTTACGGAAACAGTAGCGTCCTTTCTACTCATCCTTGGACTTTGGACACGTCCAGCCTCATGGTTATTAGCATTTACAATGCTTGTAGCCGCAGTAATGCACTTCAGTAAGGGCGATGGATTATCAGGCGCATCACATGCGCTAGAGTTCCTTGCTATTTATGTCGCATTCGGAATTATGGGACCGGGAAAAATAAGCATAGATAAGAAATAA
- a CDS encoding ABC transporter ATPase — translation MKKIWIYQANRFFTQPELELAQAELKDFVAEWTAHGSQLAGTAEIKYNLFVILTVDEALAQTTGCSIDKSVHLLKKIESDLQIDLFNRMLISYRDIDGHIQLVSRDVFEALYKEGVIKEDTIVFNNLIQQAEELSSKWEIPFKDSWHATVFKK, via the coding sequence ATGAAGAAGATTTGGATATATCAAGCCAACCGCTTTTTTACTCAACCAGAGTTGGAACTAGCGCAAGCAGAATTAAAAGATTTTGTTGCGGAATGGACTGCGCATGGAAGTCAGTTAGCAGGTACTGCAGAGATTAAGTATAACTTATTTGTGATTTTGACAGTTGACGAAGCTTTGGCGCAAACCACAGGCTGTTCAATTGATAAATCGGTGCACTTGTTAAAGAAGATTGAATCGGATTTACAGATAGACCTATTCAATAGAATGTTAATTTCCTATCGAGACATCGACGGACATATACAGCTTGTTTCTCGTGATGTATTCGAAGCCTTGTATAAAGAAGGAGTGATTAAAGAAGATACGATTGTTTTCAACAATCTTATTCAGCAAGCAGAAGAGTTGTCATCAAAATGGGAAATACCATTTAAGGATAGCTGGCACGCTACTGTATTTAAGAAATAA
- a CDS encoding SCO family protein: MSKNTRSKNISKLIILALVLFVPGFLYILVNSMGSNEYVKLPVFGEKSLSGKMNRVMGREIPDTVFHQVKPLDLVDLNGNEVPFLKSDTIISVVHLFYSRDSALSKQLIHDLSSIAERFKENPKVRLYSISVDPRDTKADLERQILPYNKIVNPNWFVVFKPKEDILSYAREQLLIEGMVNHTDSSRYIIGSNFVLLDSKRRIRGIYDISLKTETARLEDEIKVQLVEEIRNNPLKVERK; the protein is encoded by the coding sequence ATGAGTAAAAATACTCGTTCTAAGAACATATCAAAATTAATAATCCTGGCACTTGTTTTATTTGTGCCAGGATTTTTATATATACTGGTTAATAGTATGGGCTCCAATGAGTACGTTAAATTGCCAGTTTTCGGTGAAAAGAGCCTCTCAGGTAAGATGAATAGGGTAATGGGAAGAGAGATTCCTGATACTGTCTTTCACCAAGTTAAACCACTTGATTTAGTTGATTTGAATGGAAACGAAGTACCGTTTCTAAAATCTGATACGATCATCTCTGTCGTTCATTTGTTTTATTCTCGTGATTCGGCACTTTCGAAACAGCTGATTCATGATCTGAGCAGTATAGCTGAGCGATTTAAAGAAAATCCAAAAGTTAGGCTTTATTCGATTAGTGTTGATCCCCGGGATACCAAAGCAGATTTGGAACGTCAAATTCTTCCCTATAACAAGATTGTAAATCCCAATTGGTTTGTGGTATTTAAGCCTAAAGAGGACATCTTAAGTTATGCAAGAGAGCAATTGCTTATCGAGGGGATGGTTAATCATACGGATAGTAGTCGTTATATTATAGGTAGTAATTTCGTGTTACTTGATTCTAAGCGTCGAATTCGCGGTATCTATGATATTAGTTTGAAAACAGAAACTGCTCGATTGGAAGATGAGATTAAAGTTCAATTGGTTGAAGAAATAAGAAATAATCCACTTAAAGTTGAAAGGAAGTAA
- a CDS encoding 2,3,4,5-tetrahydropyridine-2,6-dicarboxylate N-succinyltransferase encodes MIDCTILKKLVEEAWENRQLLEYKEYYEAIEFVIQHLDKGELRVAEPMGETWFVNDWIKKAVILYFPIRNMEVIKNEPFVYHDKMKLKTNYKELGVRVVPGASARYGAFLAKGVIMMPSYVNIGAYVGEGTMVDTWATVGSCAQIGKNVHLSGGVGIGGVLEPVQAAPVIIEDNVFVGSRAIVVEGVRVEEEAVLGANVVLTASTKIIDVSGAEPIEYKGYVPARSVVIPGSYTKKFPAGEYQVPCAIIIGQRKESTDKKTSLNDALRDHNVAV; translated from the coding sequence ATGATCGATTGCACAATCCTTAAAAAACTTGTTGAAGAAGCTTGGGAAAACAGACAATTATTAGAATATAAAGAATATTACGAAGCGATTGAGTTTGTTATTCAGCATCTAGATAAAGGCGAGTTGCGCGTAGCTGAACCGATGGGAGAAACTTGGTTCGTAAATGACTGGATTAAGAAAGCCGTAATTTTATACTTCCCAATTCGCAATATGGAAGTCATTAAGAACGAGCCTTTCGTATACCACGATAAGATGAAGTTGAAAACTAATTACAAAGAATTAGGTGTTCGTGTCGTTCCTGGTGCGTCTGCACGTTATGGTGCTTTCTTAGCAAAAGGTGTGATTATGATGCCTTCTTATGTAAATATCGGAGCTTATGTTGGTGAGGGAACCATGGTTGATACCTGGGCGACCGTAGGATCATGTGCTCAAATTGGTAAAAATGTACACTTAAGTGGAGGTGTTGGAATCGGCGGTGTATTAGAACCTGTTCAAGCTGCTCCAGTTATCATTGAAGACAACGTATTTGTAGGTTCTAGAGCTATTGTTGTAGAAGGTGTTCGTGTGGAAGAAGAAGCAGTATTAGGTGCGAATGTTGTTTTAACAGCATCGACTAAAATTATTGATGTTTCAGGTGCAGAACCAATTGAATATAAAGGTTATGTTCCTGCTCGCTCTGTTGTAATTCCAGGATCGTATACAAAGAAATTCCCAGCTGGTGAATACCAAGTTCCATGTGCAATTATCATCGGACAACGTAAAGAATCAACAGACAAGAAAACTTCATTAAACGATGCTTTACGTGATCACAACGTAGCCGTATAA